DNA sequence from the Candidatus Fluviicola riflensis genome:
CCCGGGTCAAACGGAAGCACATTTTATGGGAAAAGACAACTTTTTGGCATTATTGAACCAAACAGGTTGTGTTGGAATAAGGGTGTATCACGGGCATAAATCTGATGGAGGAAAAGAAGTTATCTTTGTAGGTGTAGATGCCAATGAAAATGATATGCTGGAGTTGATTATGGATTTGTCAATATGTTGTCCTCCCACTTGTTCTAATGGGAACGCTTTAAATGGCAGGTGATCGGTCTTACTGAAATATCTTTATATTCCATCCTGCTTCCAAGTGGGATGGTTTTTTATAATTGGAAACGATCCAATCCACCTATTCTTTATATTTCTATAATTATTCTGATTACGCTTTTTCTAGACGCGTTCAACATATATTACATATCAGACTACTATAAATCTGATCACCCCAAAAACAATTTGTTTGTTCTTCACATATTCACCATTTGCGAGGGCATCCTTTTGATACTTTATTTTCGTTCTTTCTTCAATAAGTATTGGGTTAAGAACTCTTTTGTTGCATTGCTTATCGGATTTGTAGGTTTAGCATTATCAAACATCATATTTTGGGAATCTTTAGATGAGTTTCCTGCCATTACCCGTACGATTGAGTGTACTATCATTATGATTTTAAGCATTTTCTTTTTTATAAACCTCTTCCAACAATCGTCGGTTTCCAATTTGATCCAGTACAATCATTTTTGGTTAGCTTCTGGTTTGTTATTGTTCTTCGCTGGTACATTCTTCATGAATATTGTTGGAAGTTTGGTTATTCACAAAAACAACCTCGGCTTTAACATTTACGACATTCATTCTTTCCTGAACATATTTCTCAATATTATTTATACCATTGCACTATGGATAAGCAGCAGACGCTTGATCTCGGCACAGTAGTTATCCTCGGTACAATGGGTATGATCATTCTCGCGATGGGAGTGGTCGTATTCTTTTTTATCTATCAGCGCCGGATGACGGCCAAACAAAATGAGTTGACAATGCTTGATTTGCAACACCAGAAAGAATTGATGGGCGCGGTGATCCAGACCAAGGAATTGGAACAGCGCCGCATTGCGCTCGAACTGCACGATGATGTGGGTTCAACGCTGACTGCCATTAAATTTTCAGTTTCCAGCTTTACGATTGACGAAAAAGACAAAGAACTGCTCAACCTCAATCTTGCCGACGCGATTCAAAAAGTGCGCCGGATCTCTAACGACTTATTACCTTCCATCCTGGAAGAACTCGGTTTGATTACTGCTGTAAAAAGCCTGATCAAAACACTCAACGATAATAAAACCATCAATTACGTTTTTGAAGCATTCGGTGAACAGATCCGCCATCCGAAGGATGTGGAACTGGCCTGTTACCGCGTGTTGCAGGAATTACTCAACAATATTCTGAAATATGCACATGCGGTAGAGGTGCGCGTTGAAATCGTTTTAAGCCAATCGGGATTGCTGATTATCGTAACCGATGATGGCGATGGTTTTGTTCCGGAAGAACATACCGATCACGAACGCCCTTCTCTCGGATTGAAAAACATAGAAAGCCGCATTCAACAGATAAAAGGAGAAATTACCTACGAAAAGCGCTCACCTAGCGGAACAAAAGTACTTATCGATTGGAAACGCCATGAATGAGATTACAGTAGCGATTGCAGATGATCAGTCTATTTTTAGACAAGGATTGGTAAACCTCGTGGGAGGTTTTGAAAATATACGGGTGTTGTTTTCCGCTGAAAATGGCCGCGAAATGATGGAAAAAATTCCGGACAACAAACCAGACTTGGTTTTGCTCGACTTCCGGATGCCCGAACTCAATGGTTTGGAAACCGCCAAGCTGATCCGTGATCAGTTTTCGGGAGTAAAGGTATTGATCCTTTCCATGTACGACGACCAGGAATTTGTGGAGACAGCCATGGAAAACGGAGCGCACGGTTATTTGTCGAAAGACGATGAACCCGAAGAGATCGAACGCGCTATTCTGAGTACGATCGAAACCGGTTATTACCTCAATGACCGCACGTCGAAAATGCTCATCGGTAAACTCATCAACCAGGGCACAATGAAACCCGAGTTTAAAACGCCTCCGGTTGAATTTACACCGATAGAAATACAAATTCTGCAACTGATTTGTGCCGAATGTACCACGCAGGAAATTGCCGACAAATTGTGCAAAAGCAAACGCACCATCGAAAGCAGCCGCACACTGATGATGCAGAAAATCAATGCCCGCAATGTCGTTGGTTTGGTGATGTATGCGGTGAAGAATAATTTGGCGGGGAGTTAAGGAATCGAAAAATCTTTTCCAACCGTTAAAAGAAGTTTGTATCAGGTGGTAGAACTGCTTTTCAAAGCACATGAATTTTTTATGAACCAACTCCATCTCAATCGCTTCATCATGCAACTTCTGTTTGGTTGCATTTTTCTCAGCTTCAATGATTTATCACGGGCGCAGGGATTGAACCGAATCTACGGCAACGCTGCATTCGGTTATTCACATCACAAAGAAGCTGGGCTTTACGTTCATTTTCTGGATCATTTTTCGGCAGGAATAGGTACAGGTACCACGAAGGTGAAAACCGGACCTTCTTATTACACCCCAAGTAGCACAGGTCTTTTTGGCACCAATCGCCGGTTGAAGGATACATATATTTGCAATCAATTTTTTCTTGGTATTACCACACATACCATGGACCGGGTGGATATGCACCTGATGGCAGGCCCATCTTGGGTCAATGCCACGATATTGAGCGATTTTGAGCTCAAGGAGAACGAATACAGTCATGCGGAATGGGTGGAATACACTGCCAATGAATATAAAACGGTGGGTTTCGTTTTACGAGGCGAGGTATTGATCGAATTCAGCAAATTTGCAGGGCTTAATCTAAGCGTTCAACAAAATTGGAACAACATTCGTGATGAGTTTTCGGTGATAGTAGGTTTTAATATCGGACTTGTTCAGGATAGGTATTACTAGAATAAAAACAGGAAGAATCGTTCACCTAAAGGAACTGTTTCAACAGCTCAGTTAGTTGTTCAGTAATCAGCATTCATAAAACAGCAGGGATGGAAATACTTCATCCCTGCTTTATTTCAACTTCTCAAAACACTCATTTAGCGGGCGTTAGGCCGGTCTCGTCTCAATAATATGGTTGAATGACTTTTTATAGCTATCTTGCGGCCACAAATTATATATTATTCCATGGGTGAAATAGGCTCAGTAAAGTGGGTTAAAAAAGATGCAGCACATTTTTTCCCTACTTTGAAAAAACGCGTTGACGGATATTTTTCAAGTCACCAAATCAAAAAACAAGGCAACAGCCGTTTGTACATAAAAGCAGCAATCTTGCTGACTACCTACATTACTCCTTTCGTTGTAATGCTCACGGTGCCTTTGTCGGGCGGAATTCAATTGGCCCTGTGGTCATTGATGGGTTTTGCGTTGGCGGGAATCGGGATGAGTGTAATGCACGATGCCAATCACGGGGCGTTTTCCAAAAACAAGTTCATCAACAATATGATGGGTTATACCCTTAACATGTTGGGCGGATCGGTTTCTAACTGGAAAATGCAGCACAATGTTCTGCACCATACGTATACCAACGTAGCAGAAATGGACGAAGACATCGACGATAAGCTGATGATGCGTTTTTGCCCGCATTCTGAGCGTAAACCGTATCACCGTTTTCAGTTTATTTATGTCGTTTTCTTCTATTCGATCCTGACGCTTTACTGGGTAACCCTGAAAGATTTCGTGCAGTTTTTCCAATACCGTAAACACCACGCTTCTTCCGAAGACAAACGCAGCCATACACAAAAACTGATTCAGATCATTCTGATGAAAATCGGTTATTTCTTTGTGTTTTTCTGGCTTCCGATCGGTATTGCAGGTTTACCTGTTGGTATTACCATTTGGGGATTTGTGATCATGCAAGCAATCGCAGGATTCATCCTGGCACTTATTTTCCAATTGGCACACACCGTTGAAGGCACTTCTCACCCGCTTCCGAATGAGATCGGTGTGATTGAGAACGACTGGGCAATGCACCAATTGCAGACAACAGCCAATTTCTCGCGCAAAAATCGTTTCTTGTCATGGTATGTCGGCGGATTGAATTTCCAGGTAGAACATCACCTGTTTCCTTACATTTCGCACGTACATTACCCGCAAATCTCTGAGATTGTGCGTGCCACTGCCGAAGAACACGGTGTTCCTTATTTGGAAAACAAAACGTTTTTTGGTGCGGTAAGCTCCCATTTCCGATTCTTGTACCAGTTGGGGAAAGCCTAGTCTCAAAAGGTCTACCACAGATACAGATTGGGCTCGGCTAACGCCCTCGCTAAATTGTGAATACTATACTGGAAAATCCTTGTGCGCTGTCAGCCTGAGGCTGGAGCGCAAAAATCTGCGCATCTGTGGGAGAAAAAGGCCTTTCATTTCTTGCTAACCCGGGCTACCAAGCCGAAATACAACCGTTTTCCGGAAGTACTTTCCATCCACAACTCTTTGGCTTCGCCGGAAAACTCACGTGGTAATTGATGAAGCATCCGGTTCAGGTCCTTTAGCTCGATTTTAGGTGAATAGGTATTGATAATCAGCGTTCCTTTTGATGACAATAAAGCGCTGGCTTCTTCAATCAGCGACGGCAATAAATCTTCAATGCGCCATTTTTCACCCTTTGCTCCCAATCCCCAAGCTGGCGGATCCATCTGAATTAAATCGTAGCGATTTCCGCGTTTCAGTTCACGGTTCACAAATTTCCGGGCATCTTCCAACACCCAGCGAATATCATTGAGTCCGCTTGTTTCCATGTTCAGACGCGCCCAATCGAGCATCGTTCTTACGGCATCTACATGCGTCACTTCGGCTCCGGTGGTTCTTCCCACCAGCGAAGCAACTCCGGTATAGGCAAAAAGGTTCAGGAACCGTTGCTGCGGAAGTAATGTTTCAGCGATAAATTGCCAGTTGTAATATTGTTCTGGGAAAATGCCGAGGTGTTTGTTGGAGGTCAATTCCAGCTGCGCATGAATGTTACCACTGTGGAAGGTCCACGATTTGGGCACCGGAGGTTTCAGTGCTTTCCATTTGCCATTGAGGCTTGCCGGAGTATCTGAAACAAATTCCCAATGCGCCAATGCTTTCCACTCCTGTGGTTTTAATCCTGCGGGAAAATAGGCCTGGTGTTCCGGCCGAATGGTAATCAACTCGCCCCAACGTTCCAGTTTTTTTCCTCCGCCTGCGTCTATCAGCTCGTAATTTTCAGGAAAAGGACAATAAACCTGGCTCATCGGTTAACGCATACGCGGCGTTTTTTTGCGGCCACCCATCATTTGGGCCATGCGCATCTGGTTTTTAGAAGGAGCATTCTGCAATTGTGATTGCATCATTTTGATCTGCTCTTTCATCATACCGGTATTGTCGAGTTTTTTGGCTTCAGCAAGCAAGGTCAATGCTTCGGCTTTACGGCCTGTTTGCGCACAAACTCCGGCAAGGTGCAAACGCGCCATCGCTTTGTCATGCCCGCGACGTAAACCAATTGCCAATGCCTGGCGCAATAATGTTTCACTTTTGGCAAAGCCGATATCCTGCGAATTAAACATCGCCTGCAAGTAAATTACGTAAGCACGCTGACGTCTTGGCAAAAACTGCGGATGCGTAATTTTATTGATATAATGTTTGGCTTTGTCCTGGTTTCCCGTACGCATGTGGTTGAGAGAAAAGGCTAAGTTTTCGTTGTAAATGAAGGTAGCTCCAACAATGGCAGTCAATAAAATCAACACGATTCCCCAACCCCAGTAACCGGTGTAGAAGGAAAAAACGGTTAAAAACAACAATCCTGCTGCGAGGATACTTCGAATGGCAAAAGCGATCATAATTTATTCAATAGTTGCGATACATTTCAATTCAATAGCGATAGGCGTCGGAAGCGAGTTAATTTCTACCGTAGTTCTGCACGGAAGGTTGTCCTTGAAATACTCGGCATAAATGCGGTTGTATGTATGGAAATCACGCTTCATGTTTACCAGGAACACGGTAACATCTACCAATTGATCCCAGCTTGAGCCCGATTCTTCCAGGATCACGCGAACATTATCAAAC
Encoded proteins:
- a CDS encoding acyl-CoA desaturase, producing MGEIGSVKWVKKDAAHFFPTLKKRVDGYFSSHQIKKQGNSRLYIKAAILLTTYITPFVVMLTVPLSGGIQLALWSLMGFALAGIGMSVMHDANHGAFSKNKFINNMMGYTLNMLGGSVSNWKMQHNVLHHTYTNVAEMDEDIDDKLMMRFCPHSERKPYHRFQFIYVVFFYSILTLYWVTLKDFVQFFQYRKHHASSEDKRSHTQKLIQIILMKIGYFFVFFWLPIGIAGLPVGITIWGFVIMQAIAGFILALIFQLAHTVEGTSHPLPNEIGVIENDWAMHQLQTTANFSRKNRFLSWYVGGLNFQVEHHLFPYISHVHYPQISEIVRATAEEHGVPYLENKTFFGAVSSHFRFLYQLGKA
- a CDS encoding SAM-dependent methyltransferase, whose translation is MSQVYCPFPENYELIDAGGGKKLERWGELITIRPEHQAYFPAGLKPQEWKALAHWEFVSDTPASLNGKWKALKPPVPKSWTFHSGNIHAQLELTSNKHLGIFPEQYYNWQFIAETLLPQQRFLNLFAYTGVASLVGRTTGAEVTHVDAVRTMLDWARLNMETSGLNDIRWVLEDARKFVNRELKRGNRYDLIQMDPPAWGLGAKGEKWRIEDLLPSLIEEASALLSSKGTLIINTYSPKIELKDLNRMLHQLPREFSGEAKELWMESTSGKRLYFGLVARVSKK
- a CDS encoding 2-aminomuconate deaminase translates to MSDSSRISTSKAPKPVGLYPHARRVGNLLFLSGVGPRVAGSDATDSAVPGLELDKNGNFIAFDFEAQCRSVFDNVRVILEESGSSWDQLVDVTVFLVNMKRDFHTYNRIYAEYFKDNLPCRTTVEINSLPTPIAIELKCIATIE